GCTTGAGCATCTAATTAaaagtttgagaatttaaaATGCGCGAGTAAAAAATGGACGAAAAGACTGTGTTGCAATTTACTTCGCAGATTTGGACTTAGAATTCGATGGGTGGATCCGAATTTGACATCATGAAAACTGATGCTGTTTgtcaaatatatttatattctaGCCGGTGGGTATTGCATTGATATTTTCGTTTAACTGAATATAAGCTAATTGGGTTTTGCTTTACACGTTACAGAACTGAATACTTTTTTTGATGCGTATACCTATTTTCGAAATGCCAACAGATTAGGTATATTGCGATTGGACAGTTAATATGTTGTTGCATTTTTTATTCCACCTTCTATGAAGTAAGACAACAACAAAACTCTCAGTGCGTTCCCATCGGTAACGGAGGAAGCAACACGTGCACTAGATGGTAGCTGACTTTTGTTGACATGACAAATGTCCGTCTCCCTTACATGAATAGATGGCACAAACCcatgtatttgacaaaaacacgacaaacttttgatttttgttgaatattaattaaattttatttttagatgaaCGTTAGTACATGTATAATTATAATCAAATCATTTTactgaaaataatattaataataaaaaaattaaaaaaaatgtatacaaattctTTTAGTTTGTTAAATTTATTCCTGTAAAGATCTTTTTATATcaaatatcaattaaattttattttttaaaatagtgcCAGGTAAAACAAGTGAACTCTCAACGACTTCTGGAAGTTGTGATATTTTTTGCATCTTGTTGCTTTTGTCGATGTTGTTCCAGCTGGGGTTGAATTCGTTAGACTCtggttatttttattgatacaTATTAGGTGCTGATACGTTTGTTGTTATGCTTTGTTATGGTTAGGTATTTAACTGAATCGAAGCAGAAATTTGCGCTTTTGAGTTCATCTTTGTTTGGTTCTTCGTATGCAAAGAAATCCTATGGTTCGAACATGGCTCGTTTGCTTTGCCTCCTTGAACTTGGTTTTCTCTTCCGATTTGAGTGAAGTAATGAATGATATGGCCACCCCTTGAGCTACTCCAGCTCTCTTTCCGTTTTAAGCATAAAGTCATTATGCTGTGATCGTCGTCCAAAGTAACGCCGATGCAAAAGCCATGTCGCAAATATAATTCGATGACTTTGAGAAACAAACTATCTCCAGATGCAACCAACATCCAATGGAAGACGTTTTGGGATACATTGCTTTGGGGTGTCTTCTTGGAATTggttattgattttgattttttttctgcaataaGATGCGACAAAACAAGTTCTAattctatttttgttaaatcacaaattaaaaaaaccttaaaattgttcccaaaatatttatgtaatttgtgagttgtgacctgCTCTGGAGGAGAtcacaattttaacaatttttatgagGCTCACAACTTGTGAGGGTACGCCAGAATACGAAAAACCTCACAAAACAAAACTCACCTCACCTTATGAGGTTCTTGTGACTGTGAGGTTTTCGCCAGAATACGAAAAAGTCACAAAATCGATTTCAACTCGAGTTATGAGGttattgtgacttgtgaggcATCAGTGAGGTTGCCCAGAATAGGCCTGTAAaagtaaaaagaattaaaacatggtaagaaaatatattttctaatcaaatcaaatttgctaatcaaataaaattgtatagGGTAAATGAAAGAAGCCACTTATAGACCGAAAGAAGTCTGTACTTTTCAATCTACTACACAGAAGTCAACACGTTCTTATCTGGTTGCTGATAAGGATGCTCTTATTCAGCGTCTatccaaaacaaaacaaattgatGAATTCATTTAATCAAACAAGTTACATTacatggagaaaaaaaaacatcttccgTAATATATTCAACTTAAAAACAGCTCAGATCAAtgaactgtatttttttttattttttttatttcttgatctTGAACCCCAAGTTATCCATGAAATCATGAGTTCTCCATATGCAAAGACATAAACTaatgttatttttctttggAGTTCTATGAATGTgttttttaagctattgcatagattttaacgcaggcctggcatggggagctaaccaagaaatttcgtaacgaaaaattattacACCCCACACATAGATAATTCGCTATACGTGTATGGTATGGTGTGtatgtaatttattattttcttctgattCTTGTTCAACTTCCTTAAGTCAGACAGAGAGGgttataaaaattgtgttagacaacaaagagaggagtaaggaagaagatcataaatgctgtgtctgcagaataaatcagaagcaaaaaaattatctgtattttcttttcttttctcttcccattcttctatttcttgttcaacttcttgtgatttgtgaacgagtaaagcgttgcattgcgcttgcgatattaaatcagaagagaaaaagtattcttgtgttttcttatttttttttttgtctggagaagtttatgatatgagattgtgtgtatgcatgttttcaaatgtgaccttgttgttgtatatgaattgataggtagataaaaaaaaacataatcattggttttgtgtagTGTAGGTAAATACACACTATTCGAGATATGGAGGCAGTCCGAATGGCAGCCCCATAGACTATATTATTCCACCACCAATGAACCAGGCTCATCACATTCTACCAAACCTACACATGCTTATGAGCGAACAGACACCAGCATTTTTTGATCCTTCTGTGGCATATAGTAATGCAGCGAAAGCAGTCGCTGCTGATCAAACTATTAAGATTGGCCGAACTAAAGAAGTCCAAGGAAAAACAGCAGCAATTGCAGCAGAAATAGAAAATAAGAAGAGAAAGAAAAGTGCTGCTGCCAACAAACCCATAGACAAGAGTCGGCCAATCTCGAGTACCCCAATCGCTGGTAATTCATCGACACGTACATCGGTATGAGAGCGCCCTGAAGATCTATCAGCGCTAGGATGTCGACAAGGCAGTTTCAAATCCACCAGAACAACTCAAAGGTATAGTAAAGCGAGAAACACAATGGCTCTtatgcaaaaagaatgagcttaagctcaatctcacttttcagtacattttctagAGATCTACCTCAAGAAAAAGAgatagatctcaagaaaatgtactgaaaagtgagacatgagcttaagctcatttttattgcatacgATCCAATTACCGAAAACAAAGGTACCAGCTAAAGCAAcattaattttgaatataagcAGCATAAAGATCCGAACTGAGTCAGGGTCGAGTGTTGAAGAAGTTCCAATTAATAAACCCAAAGTTTCACCAGGTAAGTTGTAAATCATGTTTATGAtgatttactttttgttttggttatgctaaactttgttttctttttttattaaggaGTAAAGCTGTAAAGAAATCACCAAACGAAGCAGCCAACGATGCGGCGATGGAAGCTGAAGGTCGTGCGACGAAAGAACGTGCCTTAGTACCACTCGAAGCACGTGTCGGTgtcaatcaattaaaaaaaataattcgtgaAAAAGATGTAAGCATATCAAATACTTCAAAAGAAACTCTTCAAATGTTggtaattaacaaaaaattattgtttcagGTTTCAGCATTTAGTACATGGGAAAAAGAACTTCATAAGATAGTCTTTGATCCTCGTTATTCGCTTTTAACATCTAAAGAGCTTAAACAAGTGTTTGAAAAATATGTTGAGGACCGTGATGAAGAGAAGCGTAAGGAAAAACGCAACAAAATGCGTCAGAAAAGAGAtgaattgagaaatttgaaagGTGCTCATCTTAATGAAAAGTAAGTTCACTCgcttgaacaaaaaacaaaagtggtACGTTAACAAATCccttttgtatttttactttcaaataATCATCATTTAGTGAACTTAGTCAACGTTATGGACGTGAAGACCGCTACAAAGCCATACAAAAGTATGTGAACGTGAAAGTTCATTCAACTACTGCATTTTCGATGTTCACCGACAGGAAGAGGATTAAATTCAGAAAAGGAACTATTATTAAGGCAAGTAACCATAATGatgtttttgtgaaaatctATGGTAGGAAGTAGAGGTGGCGGTCAAAGCAAACCGAGCttgatgacccaattagcgcagaatgcgccgttttgataccaaaactcatgaaacctgtgagtgataagtggatttatttgaaattaattttgaattggttttaaaatgggaaaaacaagtgttaggcagtcctagatccactttgttgcattgaagaacgagatcaagtctttgattcTGAGAAGTTATGTATGACATTAAAGAATTCACTCCCCAGAGAGAGTTCTCTATTCCTAGCGAGGGCATAGAAAATGGAaaaccgtttctttttcttgctggtccaagCAGCTGCGACAATAAGTATTGTGTGGCTCTGGAGATCAGGTCAttggttttggatttattataggtgggccaTATTTTCCTAGATAtggcccacctataataaatccatATATAATGTATAGTAATCAAAATATTGAATGCAAATATCAATCTTAAGatttacaattttaaatcaaaatatccacaaaatgaaattacaaaaattttttttttatctcaaaaacaAAGATGTATAGAttgtaatttgtttataaatgttgatggattttttttaatgatgccaataaatagttttaattttgtacaaGGTCAATGGAATCTGAAAGGGCTTTTTTCTACAAACaacttaaatttttcaaaaatcatttaaaaaaaaatggtacgtgttagaatttttctgaaaacatgtttatgtcgaattcctttcaaaaaTAGAATCGATTTGAAATCGATTTCTTGTTAAGTATAACATGGTCGGTACATTGTTTACGAAAATTCCGCTACTTAtctatatttatataaacttatatttatacatataagctgcttaaaatttattgaaattttaggGCGATGATTTCTCGGCAATATTGTATATAATGTAAATTATCGAATTACatcttataataattgtatttatttttaaccctgtattaaataaataaataaataacaacaattttgttttatgtctAAACAGTATGTtctggattttttgttttgtttttgatgtttCAATTATAGCCTGCAGCGGTTGTCATCAAAAACCCATCAACTACCTACTGCCGCATGTTTATTATGTACGGTCATGTGCTAGTTGTCATAGTTGCATTGGCTGCATCGGCTAATGCTTTGGCATGAATGGATTTGTTGTTGCCGTTGCTGATTGGACACAATTTACTGGCACCGAGTTCTGATCACCTATAAATTGGTTTGAGCTTTTCacacttttttttgctaaaataattttgaaaaaaaagaggttcattcaaaaatatacaaacaataaTTGAATAATTACTTGTTTTGTAGGCGGTTCTAATAATTATACATCTCACATAATCCTCATAGCTAGTTCCTCCCTTGGGGGTAAGAGGATACTTTTGTTTGACGATTACAGGAACCGCCTGACTGACTTCTCGATTGGGTTAGGCCTTGCCGTTGTACAATAATGCACCCTTTCGAAGGTTTGCGTACAATAGTCCAGCTTTGATATAAGGTCTATGCAATACAAACTCTTACAGATCTTGCATAACTTCGACATTTTGCATGCACTGAacaaatagaaacaaaataaataactgAATATACGAAATGATTTTTACTTGTTACTTTCGATAAGTCTACAGCGATGTTAGATTCAACATCGATACCAACTCCATTAGCTAAGGTTGCAGCTCCGACAGGAAATCCAAATGCTCATATTGTTGAAATCCTTTGGATCAACAAACTCTTGAAGAAGCCtacgattttaaatttgttgtaTTCACAAAATCTAGTTGTCTAATATCAGTAGGTGCTCCTGTGTCCTTTGAAATTCGTGGATGTGATGATTTCCTGGAATTGAATCTGACGTGAAATAATGCATACCAAAAACTTTGTCTGGTCAAGAGCCACATGCGGCTATTTTTGCGATTGATGGAATCACACTTTGTGTAGGTTGCAATGATGCAATGATTTGACACGACAGCCAATGCAACGCCAACGCACGCAAGCCATGTCGCAAATATTCATCGATGACTTCTTAGAAACTATCTCCAGATGCAACCAAAATCCAATGGCAGACACATTCCTTTGGGTAGGTAAGTCTTCTTGGAATTGCTTATTGATTAAGATTTTTGTTCTGCAATAAGATGCAACAATTGTTTTAAAACAAGGTCTAATTCTATTTTTGTTgaatcacaaataaaaaaaaaaaatttcatttgttctcaaaacattttatggaagtaaaaaatatcaaaactctagtaatttgtgagttgtgacctgCTCTGAAGGAGAtcacaattttaacaatttttatgagGCTCACAAGTTGTGAGGGTACGCCAGAATACGAAAAACATCATAAAACAAAACTCACCTCACCTTATGAGGTTCTTGTGACTGTGAGGTTTTCGCCAGAATACGAAAAAGTCACAAAACTCGAGTTATGAGGttattgtgacttgtgaggcATCAGTGAGGTTGCCCAGAATAGGCCTGTAAGTTTATGTGCTGtggaaattattttattgacaTAAATCTCAACAGATCCACATTCCTTCAAATTGGTCGTTATTAGAGTCCTTAAAAGTCCCACACGCCTTGTCAATCCTTTGTCATCAAAAGCTGCAGCAAGCTTCTCCCAGGCTTCCTTAGCAGTTGTAGCATTCCTCACATGCACGAAGTTTATTGGTTCGAttagcaaaataatttttgattttgccCTCGCACATTTTTTCTTATCCTTTTCTTCAGTGATTACAGAATCCCAGAGATCTTCCAGCGCCAGATAATTCTCGACAGCAAACTTCCAACTATTATAGTTTCCTCTGCCCTTTAATTTCTCAATAGCTGGTAATGAAGAACTCgccatatttttaaatttaaaaaaaaaatattcaaatatctcgtaatcaatattaaatttcaaagaacttttttgTCGTGGGTTATTGTAGGCCCCAGttgcaaatgaaataaaaacacaaaacacgtttataacatttgaaaaaagaatagagaataattattttgaataaattgttagatacaaaaaaatacacaaaaatcaATGAGTACTAGATTGTTTTTCACAATGTGTTTTATCAACAAGTatattactccagtcaaagcgtcatttgaccttgcgcagagaggcactgtcagtttttatttcatggatcgataggggtttatttaaaaggcttaaacccaatttctcaccacctgatcattcttattagcggagttattcgcaaaaataatatggcaagagtttgctaaacaaaaaaacgtctttgacttaatataacttattttttatttgtttcaacaaaaataatgtgcaccaaatcgatagaaaatattgtaacgaacaattaatagctttattttttgtcgtaggacactctgaagccgagttattcccaaaaaacgatatttttgggtgttttcgcaccggttttgcatgcgttcatttatcaattgctcggccatctttggagataaagagctgattttttctgtaaaatgcaggacatgaatagggctacaaaataaattagaaaaatgtcaatcatgatataagcttttttcgaaataatgacaaaaatgtgttttttaacaacaagaatttgactttaaatggctgccattttgtatttactcactcaaatacaatgaaattacatacaacgatagaaaatattataaggaagagaatgtatgttttggtctacgacaatctggagcaaagatattagcttagaagtaaaatatcccaaaaaatgcatttttgtgaataactccgctaaaaagaatgatcaggtggtgagaaattgggtttaagccttttaaatatacccctatcgatccatgaaataaaaactgacagtgcctctctgcgcaaggtgaggccctttttttccgacgctttgactggagtatatgtGTTCTTTAAATTCCAACAATTTTTCGTGGAAAATATACATAGTCTGAACATTACAACAGATCCCTTGGTAACAGAAGGAAGGCTATGCTCCGAAGAGCTTTTGAGCTGGATCGCCAAGTGAGAAATGTTGATCTTCAGATACCCCTGATGATGTACCACATTTAAGTTTAGCTGAAAATACTTATCACACTCTACATCCAGAATATAAGAAGATAATGCATAAAATTATTATGTACTTATTTCATAATTCTGATTTCAAATACAGAAACAGAAGTTGAAATTGACGACTTTGGAAAAGAAGAagatgaaatagaaaaaaataaatttaaaattaattctaaGAAAGTGGGCAACCGAATTCCATATAAACCAATCGGCTCTGGGGAATCTTATTGggatattaaataaaagatttGATAATGGTACCAGGGTAGTACCAGAATCGGAGTGATATTTTGATGATCTATCGGAATCATAATCGCAATAATTGTGTCTGTGGTGGAGTGTGGAATCTGAGCTCCATTTTCTTGCTTGATGGGAGATTTGACACTGGGTGGAAGTTTCCCCATAAAGGGGGTATCTAAatgccccaacccatagaatccgttgcgtcgaGGTTTTAAACTAACAGCTCAACAAAGTACACGCgttccatggtataaaaagagaaggtatgatcattagaaaaaactcagtatcgagaactgtcaaaacttatggctacttaaggttttgacagcccagcccattgaaattgttgttgtaaacaaatttgtcttggaaattgttgttgccataggcggatccagggggggggggcacgggagcacgtgttttattaaagataaaggccagtcgattgacttattaatttacgaccttgggttacaaaaggttaatgcaaataaaaaaaacaaaactgggtttcccagcaaaaaagtatgattcagttttttttgttattcttaggaactttaatatttattagaatgaagtctttagtatttgactaaaaactactaggtcattaactaatggtataattatgtccataatacatattccaaaattttatacaaaatcaattaaaaaacgtaaacattttttttttcaaaatttcatctttaaaacttaatttctcaaaaactatatgatgaaacaacttaagtaaaaaaattaaataaagaatagattactaactttaatatagcacaggatAGTAAGTGTATgctctgattttttatatttttttttctcccaggggtaagtgggtaagcacttaagtggcttttactgtaaccagaaaacgaaaatttttccttccgaataactttttggtcatttggtacctatttgatgtcggaaatgtgcctaaatatttttggccaggttttagaccactgtgggtcgttaaaattttctgcttgttagtcagtcgtatgatacttcactttatttctaactgttattgctgtttttttttgccaatccgtcccttagccgagataaaatggatcccatacaagttatcgataacttgtatgggaattttatctcagctaaaatttagcgcgagcagcgtaccaggctttgagattcaaaaaaatgacaaaaaaatgaatctgagattcaagaatctgattctggatttttatcaagattcacgcatacaaacacacgcaatTTCACACACACTCTTCTGTTtaacatttgtctgaacatttgtttttgttttattttttttatacgcacagatttcgcacacaattacaaaactagatttcatattctatttgcagtggaaaatctgagaattttacacaaaaatctcaaaagtcaatagaaaacgacattagatagttaacccctgtttttttttttgacactattgaagtgaatacaaaattttcagctatatggcttattgtttaatatttttttcggcctcttttctgccatgacccatgatactcctttaaattaaatttttaacagctgaaaattttttattcacctcaatagtgccaaaaattttatttttgaggtgaacaaaaaaatttcagctgtatggcttattgtttaatatttttctctgcctcttttcagccataaaacttttttttaataataaaaaaaaaaacaaaaccaactgcaaaaaaaaatttaactcaaatttaaccaggtcccagagcccaataaatttttaacagctgacaattttttattcacctcaatagtgtcaaaaattttacccgGTGTTAATTATTTAacacaattcacacacggcctaaaactgatttttcatcTATAGTTTAGGATCAtagtcataaacaaaaaataccaagactggaaactttcgtacgtctttcccataaacaaaaaataccaagactggaaacattcgtacgtctttcctcccaaaacccttttgtgaacagtgctg
This DNA window, taken from Episyrphus balteatus chromosome 2, idEpiBalt1.1, whole genome shotgun sequence, encodes the following:
- the LOC129908828 gene encoding transcription elongation regulator 1-like translates to MEAEGRATKERALVPLEARVGVNQLKKIIREKDVSAFSTWEKELHKIVFDPRYSLLTSKELKQVFEKYVEDRDEEKRKEKRNKMRQKRDELRNLKGAHLNENELSQRYGREDRYKAIQKYVNVKVHSTTAFSMFTDRKRIKFRKGTIIKASNHNDVFVKIYGRK